One genomic region from Augochlora pura isolate Apur16 chromosome 7, APUR_v2.2.1, whole genome shotgun sequence encodes:
- the Beta3galtii gene encoding beta-1,3-galactosyltransferase 6, whose protein sequence is MDLMKLLPSRSSKNFSTMIRKKFYLKLNIPTLLIILLFIFLCIHFSPSAKCSSDTQEMKNKSKYRLIILILSSPDNLEWRATIRKTWLAQKYATVRHLFVIGTVNILPEQRETLLSEKHRFNDLLLLPKLIDSYGTLTKKVLYALKEIYEQYDFNYLMKSDDDSFVLVHKVLKELDKWDNKGTKRELYWGFFNGKATVKRSGPWKETDWILCDYYLPYALGGGYVLSYNLVKFIALNMDILKLHKAEDVSIGLWLAPLANIERKHDVRFDTEYRSRGCSNQYIVTHKQTITNMKNMHEYHQATGALCMKETRNRMSYQYNWTVPPSQCCNLQSGIP, encoded by the exons ATGGATTTAATGAAGCTTCTACCATCAAGATCATCGAAGAATTTTTCCACAATGATCagaaaaaagttttatttaaagctGAACATTCCAACGTTGTTGAtaatattgttgtttattttCCTGTGCATTCATTTCTCACCTTCTGCAAAGTGTTCATCTGATACACAGGAGATGAAAAACAAGTCAAAATACAGacttataatacttatacTCTCCAGCCCTGATAATTTGGAATGGAGAGCAACTATTAGGAAAACATGGTTGGCACAAAAATATGCCACTGTAAGACACCTATTTGTGATAGGTACTGTCAATATATTACCAGAGCAAAGGGAAACTTTACTGTCAGAGAAACATAGGTTTAATGATTTGCTTTTACTACCAAAATTGATAGACTCTTATGGAACATTAACAAAAAAGGTTTTATATGctctgaaagaaatttatgagCAAtatgatttcaattatttaatgaaatctgATGATGATTCATTTGTATTGGTGCACAAAGTTCTGAAAGAGTTGGATAAGTGGGACAATAAAGGAACCAAAAGAGAACTGTATTGGGGCTTTTTCAATGGGAAAGCTACTGTTAAGAGAAGTGGACCTTGGAAAGAGACTGATTGGATATTATGCGATTATTATCTTCCTTATGCACTTGGAGGTGGATATGTTTTATCTTATAATTTAGTCAAGTTTATTGCATTAAACATGGACATTCTTAA gtTACACAAAGCAGAAGATGTGTCCATTGGTCTCTGGTTAGCTCCACTGgcaaatattgaaagaaagcACGATGTGCGCTTTGATACAGAATATCGATCACGTGGTTGTTCTAATCAATATATAGTTACACATAAAcaaacaattacaaatatgaaaaatatgcatGAATATCACCAAGCAACTGGAGCATTGTGTATGAAAGAAACCAGAAATCGAATGAGCTACCAGTACAACTGGACTGTTCCACCTAGTCAGTGTTGCAATTTACAATCAGGCATTCCATAA